The following are encoded together in the Populus trichocarpa isolate Nisqually-1 chromosome 5, P.trichocarpa_v4.1, whole genome shotgun sequence genome:
- the LOC18098699 gene encoding sucrose nonfermenting 4-like protein: protein MFGSGSSTGHDNSGVIPVRFVWPYGGGEVSIFGTFTRWIDLLPMSPVEGCPNVFQIVVSLVPGLHQFKFRVDGQWRVDEQLSFVDGPYGVVNTVVLTKDPPQILNSETPGRSNMELDDVSVCPEVIQGISATELEVSRHRISAFLSTHTAYELLPESGKVIALDVTLPVKQAFHILYEQGIPMAPLWDFCKGQFVGVLTALDFILILRELGTHGSNLTEEELETHTISAWKEGKMHLNRQIDGSGRAYSKHLIHAGPYDSMKDVSLKILQNSVSTVPIIHSASQDGSFPQLLHLASLSGILKCICRYFRHSAGSLPILQQPICSIPLGTWVPKIGEPNRRPFAMLRPNASLGAALSLLAQANVSSIPIVNDNDSLLDVYSRSDITALAKDKAYAQIHLDEISIHQALQLGQNANSSNAFYNGQRCQMCLRTDSLQKVMERLANPGVRRLLIVEAGSKRVEGVISLSDVFRFLLGI from the exons ATGTTTGGTTCTGGTTCCAGTACTGGCCATGATAATAGTGGAGTAATTCCGGTGCGCTTCGTCTGGCCTTATGGAGGGGGAGAAGTTTCTATCTTTGGTACCTTTACTAG GTGGATTGATCTTTTACCCATGTCCCCGGTGGAGGGGTGCCCTAATGTATTTCAAATTGTTGTTAGCTTAGTGCCTGGATTGCATCAG TTCAAGTTCCGTGTAGATGGACAATGGCGGGTTGATGAGCAGCTATCTTTTGTTGATGGGCCTTATGGGGTGGTAAATACTGTTGTCTTAACTAAGGATCCTCCACAAATTCTTAATTCCGAGACACCTGGGAGATCCAACATGGAGCTGGATGATGTTTCTGTTTGCCCG GAAGTAATCCAAGGGATATCAGCAACTGAGTTGGAGGTCTCTCGTCATCGTATTTCTGCTTTCTTGTCCACACATACTGCATACGAGCTGCTTCCAGAGTCAGGCAAG GTTATTGCCTTGGATGTTACTCTACCTGTGAAGCAAGCCTTTCATATTCTCTATGAACAG GGCATCCCTATGGCTCCTCTCTGGGACTTTTGCAAGGGCCAGTTTGTTGGAGTGCTTACTGCATTGGACTTCATCTTGATTCTGAGGGAG CTTGGAACTCATGGATCTAATCTGACGGAGGAAGAATTAGAGACACATACTATATCTGCTTGGAAGGAAGGAAAAATGCATCTCAACAGACAGATTGATGGTAGTGGGAGAGCATACTCTAAACATCTGATCCAT GCAGGGCCATATGATTCGATGAAAGATgtttctttgaaaattttgcaaaacagcgTATCAACAGTTCCCATTATTCATTCTGCTTCTCAGGATGGCTCATTTCCGCAGCTACTTCATCTTGCTTCCCTGTCTGGAATACTAAAAT GTATATGCAGGTATTTCAGACATTCTGCTGGCTCCTTACCCATTCTTCAACAGCCAATTTGTTCAATTCCTTTGGGTACATGGGTTCCAAAAATTGGGGAACCAAACAGACGGCCATTTGCAATGTTGAGACCAAATGCTTCTCTCGGTGCTGCTCTGTCTTTGTTGGCTCAAG CCAATGTCAGTTCAATACCAATTGTAAATGATAATGATTCACTGCTGGATGTATATTCTCGAAG TGATATCACTGCTTTGGCAAAAGATAAAGCCTATGCACAAATTCATCTCGATGAAATAAGTATTCATCAG GCTCTGCAATTGGGTCAGAATGCAAATTCTTCAAATGCATTCTACAATGGACAGAGATGTCAGATGTGTTTGCGGACTGATTCTCTACAGAAAGTGATGGAGCGTTTGGCAAATCCCG GGGTTAGGAGGCTTTTGATTGTGGAAGCTGGCAGCAAGCGTGTAGAAGGGGTTATCTCACTGAGTGATGTCTTCAGGTTCCTGCTGGGGATATAG
- the LOC18098700 gene encoding rab escort protein 1 isoform X2, protein MGEPPPYPQIEPTTFDLIAVGTGLAECIVAAAASASGKTVLHLDTNPFYGSHYSSLSVPELTSFLISNSTASSPPSSTSTTTDIPDYSIVNLTTQPVYSDVEISCFYPELLEENLRKFNLDLCGPRVLFCADKSIDLMLKSGASNYVEFKSIDASFVGDENGKLWNVPDSRAAIFKDKSLTLMEKNQLMRFFKLVQGHLDATVAAGSSGNDGIGNGNDEEEGKTKISDEDLERPFVEYLSKMRLPPKIRSIILYAIAMADYDQDDMGVCQNLLKTKDGIDRLALYQSSVGRFTNASGALIYPIYGQGELPQAFSRRSAVKGCIHVLRMPVTALLMEKDSGSYKGVRLASGQDIFSQKLVLDPSFTLASPSASPSDLLHESFNFLSTRDVKGKVARGICITRNSLKPDTSNLLVVYPPRSLYPEQITSIRALQISGNLAVCPLGMFVLYLSALCDDAIQGKRLLNAAMNALLTFPDSVNSESSSTVQSENTEEKPSVIWSGLYIQEMSTGQFDSINFAPMPDGNLNYNDILDAALKLFQEMYPNEEKFPETTPPENSEDDIELTLET, encoded by the exons ATGGGTGAGCCCCCACCATATCCGCAAATTGAACCAACTACCTTCGACCTGATTGCTGTGGGCACTGGTTTAGCAGAATGCATTGTTGCTGCTGCAGCTTCTGCTTCTGGAAAAACTGTCCTTCACCTTGACACTAACCCATTCTATGGGTCCCATTACTCCTCTCTCTCGGTCCCGGAACTCACATCTTTCCTTATTTCCAATTCTACAGCTTCCTCACCACCATCTTCCACCTCAACCACAACTGACATCCCTGATTACTCCATTGTAAATCTCACCACTCAGCCGGTATATTCAGATGTTGAGATTTCCTGTTTTTATCCTGAACTATTGGAAGAAAACTTACGGAAGTTCAATTTGGACTTATGTGGACCAAGGGTGTTATTTTGCGCCGACAAGTCAATTGATCTTATGTTAAAATCTGGAGCAAGTAATTATGTGGAGTTCAAGAGTATTGATGCCAGTTTTGTTGGTGATGAGAATGGAAAGTTATGGAATGTGCCAGATTCCAGAGCTGCCATATTTAAGGATAAGAGTTTGACTCTGATGGAAAAGAATCAGTTGATGAGGTTTTTCAAGCTGGTGCAAGGGCACTTGGATGCCACAGTGGCGGCGGGTTCTTCTGGTAATGATGGGATTGGGAATGGGAATGATGAAGAGGAAGGTAAGACGAAGATTTCAGATGAGGATTTGGAGAGGCCATTTGTTGAGTACTTGTCAAAAATGCGGTTGCCTCCAAAGATTAGATC GATTATTCTGTATGCTATAGCTATGGCAGATTATGATCAAGATGACATGGGGGTTTGCCAAAATTTGCTCAAGACTAAAGATGGAATAGATCGTTTGGCTCTATACCAGTCATCAGTTGGGAG GTTTACAAATGCTTCCGGGGCCCTAATTTATCCCATTTATGGTCAAGGGGAACTGCCACAAGCCTTTAGCCGCCGCTCTGCTGTCAAAGGTTGCATTCAC GTTCTGCGAATGCCAGTGACTGCGTTACTTATGGAAAAG gataGTGGGAGTTACAAAGGTGTTCGATTGGCTTCTGGCCAGGACATATTTAGCCAGAAGCTGGTTCTGGATCCATCCTTTACACTTGCCTCACCATCAGCCTCTCCATCGGATCTTCTGCATGAAAGTTTTAACTTTTTGAGCACCAGAGATGTTAAAGGGAAGGTGGCCAGAGGGATATGCATCACACGAAATTCCTTGAAGCCAGATACATCAAATCTTCTGGTTGTATACCCCCCTCGAT CCCTGTACCCTGAGCAGATTACATCAATTCGAGCTCTCCAAATAAGTGGCAACTTGGCTGTTTGTCCTTTGGGCAT GTTTGTGCTCTATCTTTCAGCTTTGTGTGATGATGCCATTCAAGGGAAGAGGTTACTAAATGCAGCTATGAATGCCCTTCTGACTTTTCCTGATTCTGTAAATTCTGAAAGCAGTTCCACAGTTCAGAGTGAGAATACTGAAGAGAAACCCAGTGTCATTTGGAGCGGGTTGTATATTCAGGAGATGTCTACG GGTCAATTTGATTCTATCAACTTTGCTCCCATGCCCGATGGAAATCTGAATTACAACGATATATTAGATGCAGCTTTGAAG CTCTTTCAGGAGATGTatccaaatgaagaaaaattccCAGAGACAACTCCACCTGAGAATTCCGAGGATGATATTGAACTCACTCTAGAGACCTAG
- the LOC18098700 gene encoding rab escort protein 1 isoform X1, whose product MGEPPPYPQIEPTTFDLIAVGTGLAECIVAAAASASGKTVLHLDTNPFYGSHYSSLSVPELTSFLISNSTASSPPSSTSTTTDIPDYSIVNLTTQPVYSDVEISCFYPELLEENLRKFNLDLCGPRVLFCADKSIDLMLKSGASNYVEFKSIDASFVGDENGKLWNVPDSRAAIFKDKSLTLMEKNQLMRFFKLVQGHLDATVAAGSSGNDGIGNGNDEEEGKTKISDEDLERPFVEYLSKMRLPPKIRSIILYAIAMADYDQDDMGVCQNLLKTKDGIDRLALYQSSVGRFTNASGALIYPIYGQGELPQAFSRRSAVKGCIHVLRMPVTALLMEKDSGSYKGVRLASGQDIFSQKLVLDPSFTLASPSASPSDLLHESFNFLSTRDVKGKVARGICITRNSLKPDTSNLLVVYPPRSLYPEQITSIRALQISGNLAVCPLGMFVLYLSALCDDAIQGKRLLNAAMNALLTFPDSVNSESSSTVQSENTEEKPSVIWSGLYIQEMSTVLHGQFDSINFAPMPDGNLNYNDILDAALKLFQEMYPNEEKFPETTPPENSEDDIELTLET is encoded by the exons ATGGGTGAGCCCCCACCATATCCGCAAATTGAACCAACTACCTTCGACCTGATTGCTGTGGGCACTGGTTTAGCAGAATGCATTGTTGCTGCTGCAGCTTCTGCTTCTGGAAAAACTGTCCTTCACCTTGACACTAACCCATTCTATGGGTCCCATTACTCCTCTCTCTCGGTCCCGGAACTCACATCTTTCCTTATTTCCAATTCTACAGCTTCCTCACCACCATCTTCCACCTCAACCACAACTGACATCCCTGATTACTCCATTGTAAATCTCACCACTCAGCCGGTATATTCAGATGTTGAGATTTCCTGTTTTTATCCTGAACTATTGGAAGAAAACTTACGGAAGTTCAATTTGGACTTATGTGGACCAAGGGTGTTATTTTGCGCCGACAAGTCAATTGATCTTATGTTAAAATCTGGAGCAAGTAATTATGTGGAGTTCAAGAGTATTGATGCCAGTTTTGTTGGTGATGAGAATGGAAAGTTATGGAATGTGCCAGATTCCAGAGCTGCCATATTTAAGGATAAGAGTTTGACTCTGATGGAAAAGAATCAGTTGATGAGGTTTTTCAAGCTGGTGCAAGGGCACTTGGATGCCACAGTGGCGGCGGGTTCTTCTGGTAATGATGGGATTGGGAATGGGAATGATGAAGAGGAAGGTAAGACGAAGATTTCAGATGAGGATTTGGAGAGGCCATTTGTTGAGTACTTGTCAAAAATGCGGTTGCCTCCAAAGATTAGATC GATTATTCTGTATGCTATAGCTATGGCAGATTATGATCAAGATGACATGGGGGTTTGCCAAAATTTGCTCAAGACTAAAGATGGAATAGATCGTTTGGCTCTATACCAGTCATCAGTTGGGAG GTTTACAAATGCTTCCGGGGCCCTAATTTATCCCATTTATGGTCAAGGGGAACTGCCACAAGCCTTTAGCCGCCGCTCTGCTGTCAAAGGTTGCATTCAC GTTCTGCGAATGCCAGTGACTGCGTTACTTATGGAAAAG gataGTGGGAGTTACAAAGGTGTTCGATTGGCTTCTGGCCAGGACATATTTAGCCAGAAGCTGGTTCTGGATCCATCCTTTACACTTGCCTCACCATCAGCCTCTCCATCGGATCTTCTGCATGAAAGTTTTAACTTTTTGAGCACCAGAGATGTTAAAGGGAAGGTGGCCAGAGGGATATGCATCACACGAAATTCCTTGAAGCCAGATACATCAAATCTTCTGGTTGTATACCCCCCTCGAT CCCTGTACCCTGAGCAGATTACATCAATTCGAGCTCTCCAAATAAGTGGCAACTTGGCTGTTTGTCCTTTGGGCAT GTTTGTGCTCTATCTTTCAGCTTTGTGTGATGATGCCATTCAAGGGAAGAGGTTACTAAATGCAGCTATGAATGCCCTTCTGACTTTTCCTGATTCTGTAAATTCTGAAAGCAGTTCCACAGTTCAGAGTGAGAATACTGAAGAGAAACCCAGTGTCATTTGGAGCGGGTTGTATATTCAGGAGATGTCTACGGTGCTTCAT GGTCAATTTGATTCTATCAACTTTGCTCCCATGCCCGATGGAAATCTGAATTACAACGATATATTAGATGCAGCTTTGAAG CTCTTTCAGGAGATGTatccaaatgaagaaaaattccCAGAGACAACTCCACCTGAGAATTCCGAGGATGATATTGAACTCACTCTAGAGACCTAG